One part of the Arabidopsis thaliana chromosome 4, partial sequence genome encodes these proteins:
- the CYP79B2 gene encoding cytochrome P450, family 79, subfamily B, polypeptide 2 produces the protein MDPPSHIFLTPSKVKLSLYPCRDNRNHNKNFESSSSLYTNMNTFTSNSSDLTTTATETSSFSTLYLLSTLQAFVAITLVMLLKKLMTDPNKKKPYLPPGPTGWPIIGMIPTMLKSRPVFRWLHSIMKQLNTEIACVKLGNTHVITVTCPKIAREILKQQDALFASRPLTYAQKILSNGYKTCVITPFGDQFKKMRKVVMTELVCPARHRWLHQKRSEENDHLTAWVYNMVKNSGSVDFRFMTRHYCGNAIKKLMFGTRTFSKNTAPDGGPTVEDVEHMEAMFEALGFTFAFCISDYLPMLTGLDLNGHEKIMRESSAIMDKYHDPIIDERIKMWREGKRTQIEDFLDIFISIKDEQGNPLLTADEIKPTIKELVMAAPDNPSNAVEWAMAEMVNKPEILRKAMEEIDRVVGKERLVQESDIPKLNYVKAILREAFRLHPVAAFNLPHVALSDTTVAGYHIPKGSQVLLSRYGLGRNPKVWADPLCFKPERHLNECSEVTLTENDLRFISFSTGKRGCAAPALGTALTTMMLARLLQGFTWKLPENETRVELMESSHDMFLAKPLVMVGDLRLPEHLYPTVK, from the exons ATGGACCCTCCCTCCCACATTTTCCTCACTCCTTC GAAGGTGAAGCTCTCTCTTTATCCATGCAGAGACAACAGAAAccacaacaaaaactttgagtcctcttcttctctatacACAAACATGAACACTTTTACCTCAAACTCTTCGGATCTCACTACCACTGCAACCGAAACATCGTCCTTTAGCACCTTGTATCTCCTCTCAACACTTCAAGCTTTTGTGGCTATAACCTTAGTGATGCTACTCAAGAAATTGATGACGGAtcccaacaaaaagaaaccgTATCTGCCACCGGGTCCCACAGGATGGCCGATCATTGGAATGATTCCGACGATGCTAAAGAGCCGGCCCGTTTTCCGGTGGCTCCACAGCATCATGAAGCAGCTCAATACTGAGATAGCATGCGTGAAGTTAGGAAACACTCATGTGATCACCGTCACGTGCCCTAAGATAGCACGTGAGATACTCAAGCAACAAGACGCTCTCTTCGCGTCGAGGCCTTTAACTTACGCTCAGAAGATCCTCTCTAACGGCTACAAAACCTGCGTGATCACTCCCTTTGGTGACCAATTCAAGAAAATGAGGAAAGTTGTGATGACGGAACTCGTATGTCCAGCGAGACACAGGTGGCTCCACCAGAAGAGATCAGAAGAAAACGATCATTTAACCGCTTGGGTATACAACATGGTTAAGAACTCGGGCTCTGTCGATTTCCGGTTCATGACTAGGCATTACTGTGGAAATGCAATCAAGAAGCTTATGTTCGGGACGAGAACGTTCTCTAAGAACACTGCACCTGACGGTGGACCCACCGTAGAAGATGTAGAGCACATGGAAGCAATGTTTGAAGCATTAGGGTTTACCTTCGCTTTTTGCATCTCTGATTATCTGCCGATGCTCACTGGACTTGATCTTAACGGTCACGAGAAGATTATGAGAGAATCAAGTGCGATTATGGACAAGTATCATGACCCAATCATCGACGAGAGGATCAAGATGTGgagagaaggaaagagaaCTCAAATCGAagattttcttgatattttcaTCTCTATCAAAGACGAACAAGGCAACCCATTGCTTACCGCCGATGAAATCAAACCCACCATTAAG GAGCTTGTAATGGCGGCGCCAGACAATCCATCAAACGCCGTGGAATGGGCCATGGCGGAGATGGTGAACAAACCGGAGATTCTCCGTAAAGCAATGGAAGAGATCGACAGAGTCGTCGGGAAAGAGAGACTCGTTCAAGAATCCGACATCCCAAAACTAAACTACGTCAAAGCTATCCTCCGCGAAGCTTTCCGTCTCCATCCCGTCGCCGCCTTCAACCTCCCCCACGTGGCACTTTCTGACACAACCGTCGCCGGATATCACATCCCTAAAGGAAGTCAAGTCCTTCTTAGCCGATATGGGCTGGGCCGTAACCCAAAAGTTTGGGCCGACCCACTTTGCTTTAAACCGGAGAGACATCTCAACGAATGCTCCGAAGTTACTTTGACCGAGAACGATCTCCGGTTTATCTCGTTCAGTACCGGGAAAAGAGGTTGTGCGGCTCCGGCGCTAGGAACGGCGTTGACCACGATGATGCTCGCGAGACTTCTTCAAGGTTTCACTTGGAAGCTACCTGAGAATGAGACACGTGTCGAGCTGATGGAGTCTAGTCACGATATGTTTCTGGCTAAACCGTTGGTTATGGTCGGTGACCTTAGATTGCCGGAGCATCTCTACCCGACGGTGAAGTGA
- the CYP79B2 gene encoding cytochrome P450, family 79, subfamily B, polypeptide 2 (''cytochrome P450, family 79, subfamily B, polypeptide 2'' (CYP79B2); FUNCTIONS IN: electron carrier activity, monooxygenase activity, iron ion binding, oxygen binding, heme binding; INVOLVED IN: in 8 processes; LOCATED IN: chloroplast; EXPRESSED IN: 25 plant structures; EXPRESSED DURING: 13 growth stages; CONTAINS InterPro DOMAIN/s: Cytochrome P450 (InterPro:IPR001128), Cytochrome P450, E-class, group I (InterPro:IPR002401), Cytochrome P450, conserved site (InterPro:IPR017972); BEST Arabidopsis thaliana protein match is: cytochrome P450, family 79, subfamily B, polypeptide 3 (TAIR:AT2G22330.1); Has 28507 Blast hits to 28366 proteins in 1550 species: Archae - 44; Bacteria - 2565; Metazoa - 10705; Fungi - 5395; Plants - 8898; Viruses - 0; Other Eukaryotes - 900 (source: NCBI BLink).), whose product MNTFTSNSSDLTTTATETSSFSTLYLLSTLQAFVAITLVMLLKKLMTDPNKKKPYLPPGPTGWPIIGMIPTMLKSRPVFRWLHSIMKQLNTEIACVKLGNTHVITVTCPKIAREILKQQDALFASRPLTYAQKILSNGYKTCVITPFGDQFKKMRKVVMTELVCPARHRWLHQKRSEENDHLTAWVYNMVKNSGSVDFRFMTRHYCGNAIKKLMFGTRTFSKNTAPDGGPTVEDVEHMEAMFEALGFTFAFCISDYLPMLTGLDLNGHEKIMRESSAIMDKYHDPIIDERIKMWREGKRTQIEDFLDIFISIKDEQGNPLLTADEIKPTIKELVMAAPDNPSNAVEWAMAEMVNKPEILRKAMEEIDRVVGKERLVQESDIPKLNYVKAILREAFRLHPVAAFNLPHVALSDTTVAGYHIPKGSQVLLSRYGLGRNPKVWADPLCFKPERHLNECSEVTLTENDLRFISFSTGKRGCAAPALGTALTTMMLARLLQGFTWKLPENETRVELMESSHDMFLAKPLVMVGDLRLPEHLYPTVK is encoded by the exons ATGAACACTTTTACCTCAAACTCTTCGGATCTCACTACCACTGCAACCGAAACATCGTCCTTTAGCACCTTGTATCTCCTCTCAACACTTCAAGCTTTTGTGGCTATAACCTTAGTGATGCTACTCAAGAAATTGATGACGGAtcccaacaaaaagaaaccgTATCTGCCACCGGGTCCCACAGGATGGCCGATCATTGGAATGATTCCGACGATGCTAAAGAGCCGGCCCGTTTTCCGGTGGCTCCACAGCATCATGAAGCAGCTCAATACTGAGATAGCATGCGTGAAGTTAGGAAACACTCATGTGATCACCGTCACGTGCCCTAAGATAGCACGTGAGATACTCAAGCAACAAGACGCTCTCTTCGCGTCGAGGCCTTTAACTTACGCTCAGAAGATCCTCTCTAACGGCTACAAAACCTGCGTGATCACTCCCTTTGGTGACCAATTCAAGAAAATGAGGAAAGTTGTGATGACGGAACTCGTATGTCCAGCGAGACACAGGTGGCTCCACCAGAAGAGATCAGAAGAAAACGATCATTTAACCGCTTGGGTATACAACATGGTTAAGAACTCGGGCTCTGTCGATTTCCGGTTCATGACTAGGCATTACTGTGGAAATGCAATCAAGAAGCTTATGTTCGGGACGAGAACGTTCTCTAAGAACACTGCACCTGACGGTGGACCCACCGTAGAAGATGTAGAGCACATGGAAGCAATGTTTGAAGCATTAGGGTTTACCTTCGCTTTTTGCATCTCTGATTATCTGCCGATGCTCACTGGACTTGATCTTAACGGTCACGAGAAGATTATGAGAGAATCAAGTGCGATTATGGACAAGTATCATGACCCAATCATCGACGAGAGGATCAAGATGTGgagagaaggaaagagaaCTCAAATCGAagattttcttgatattttcaTCTCTATCAAAGACGAACAAGGCAACCCATTGCTTACCGCCGATGAAATCAAACCCACCATTAAG GAGCTTGTAATGGCGGCGCCAGACAATCCATCAAACGCCGTGGAATGGGCCATGGCGGAGATGGTGAACAAACCGGAGATTCTCCGTAAAGCAATGGAAGAGATCGACAGAGTCGTCGGGAAAGAGAGACTCGTTCAAGAATCCGACATCCCAAAACTAAACTACGTCAAAGCTATCCTCCGCGAAGCTTTCCGTCTCCATCCCGTCGCCGCCTTCAACCTCCCCCACGTGGCACTTTCTGACACAACCGTCGCCGGATATCACATCCCTAAAGGAAGTCAAGTCCTTCTTAGCCGATATGGGCTGGGCCGTAACCCAAAAGTTTGGGCCGACCCACTTTGCTTTAAACCGGAGAGACATCTCAACGAATGCTCCGAAGTTACTTTGACCGAGAACGATCTCCGGTTTATCTCGTTCAGTACCGGGAAAAGAGGTTGTGCGGCTCCGGCGCTAGGAACGGCGTTGACCACGATGATGCTCGCGAGACTTCTTCAAGGTTTCACTTGGAAGCTACCTGAGAATGAGACACGTGTCGAGCTGATGGAGTCTAGTCACGATATGTTTCTGGCTAAACCGTTGGTTATGGTCGGTGACCTTAGATTGCCGGAGCATCTCTACCCGACGGTGAAGTGA
- a CDS encoding Pentatricopeptide repeat (PPR) superfamily protein (Pentatricopeptide repeat (PPR) superfamily protein; FUNCTIONS IN: binding; INVOLVED IN: biological_process unknown; LOCATED IN: cellular_component unknown; CONTAINS InterPro DOMAIN/s: Pentatricopeptide repeat (InterPro:IPR002885), Tetratricopeptide-like helical (InterPro:IPR011990); BEST Arabidopsis thaliana protein match is: Tetratricopeptide repeat (TPR)-like superfamily protein (TAIR:AT3G03580.1); Has 47712 Blast hits to 13890 proteins in 262 species: Archae - 2; Bacteria - 17; Metazoa - 157; Fungi - 156; Plants - 46708; Viruses - 0; Other Eukaryotes - 672 (source: NCBI BLink).) encodes MLRRLLKPNLVVTLRKLSSSSASYVDRHISVILCDQSLSLESLRKHNALIITGGLSENIFVASKLISSYASYGKPNLSSRVFHLVTRRDIFLWNSIIKAHFSNGDYARSLCFFFSMLLSGQSPDHFTAPMVVSACAELLWFHVGTFVHGLVLKHGGFDRNTAVGASFVYFYSKCGFLQDACLVFDEMPDRDVVAWTAIISGHVQNGESEGGLGYLCKMHSAGSDVDKPNPRTLECGFQACSNLGALKEGRCLHGFAVKNGLASSKFVQSSMFSFYSKSGNPSEAYLSFRELGDEDMFSWTSIIASLARSGDMEESFDMFWEMQNKGMHPDGVVISCLINELGKMMLVPQGKAFHGFVIRHCFSLDSTVCNSLLSMYCKFELLSVAEKLFCRISEEGNKEAWNTMLKGYGKMKCHVKCIELFRKIQNLGIEIDSASATSVISSCSHIGAVLLGKSLHCYVVKTSLDLTISVVNSLIDLYGKMGDLTVAWRMFCEADTNVITWNAMIASYVHCEQSEKAIALFDRMVSENFKPSSITLVTLLMACVNTGSLERGQMIHRYITETEHEMNLSLSAALIDMYAKCGHLEKSRELFDAGNQKDAVCWNVMISGYGMHGDVESAIALFDQMEESDVKPTGPTFLALLSACTHAGLVEQGKKLFLKMHQYDVKPNLKHYSCLVDLLSRSGNLEEAESTVMSMPFSPDGVIWGTLLSSCMTHGEFEMGIRMAERAVASDPQNDGYYIMLANMYSAAGKWEEAERAREMMRESGVGKRAGHSVV; translated from the coding sequence ATGTTGCGTCGTCTCTTGAAACCCAATCTTGTTGTTACTCTACGcaaactctcttcttcttccgcaAGCTACGTCGATCGTCATATTAGTGTGATTCTCTGCGATCAGAGCTTGAGCTTAGAGTCTCTGCGCAAACACAACGCTCTTATCATCACCGGAGGACTCTCGGAAAACATCTTCGTCGCATCGAAGCTAATTTCATCTTACGCTTCTTACGGGAAACCCAATTTGTCTTCCAGAGTCTTCCATTTGGTTACTCGAAGAGATATCTTTCTTTGGAATTCTATTATCAAAGCACATTTCTCCAATGGGGATTATGCTCGATccttgtgtttcttcttctcaatgcTCTTGTCTGGCCAATCCCCTGATCATTTCACTGCTCCCATGGTTGTTTCTGCTTGTGCGGAGCTTTTGTGGTTTCATGTTGGGACTTTCGTTCACGGGCTTGTTTTGAAACATGGAGGTTTTGATAGAAACACTGCTGTGGGAGCTTCCTTTGTGTATTTCTACTCAAAGTGTGGGTTTTTACAAGATGCGTGTCttgtgttcgacgaaatgcctGACAGAGATGTTGTTGCTTGGACTGCCATTATATCTGGGCATGTGCAGAACGGCGAGAGCGAGGGAGGTTTGGGTTATCTTTGCAAGATGCATAGTGCTGGTTCTGATGTTGATAAGCCGAATCCCAGAACATTGGAATGCGGATTCCAAGCTTGTTCTAATCTGGGAGCTTTGAAAGAAGGAAGATGTCTTCATGGATTTGCGGTGAAAAATGGTTTAGCTTCTTCCAAGTTTGTCCAGTCTTCcatgttttcattctattCGAAATCTGGGAATCCATCCGAGGCTTATCTTTCTTTCCGTGAACTTGGGGATGAAGATATGTTTTCATGGACTTCGATTATAGCGTCACTGGCGAGATCAGGTGACATGGAGGAAAGTTTTGATATGTTCTGGGAAATGCAGAACAAGGGAATGCACCCAGATGGGGTTGTCATTAGCTGTTTGATTAATGAACTAGGTAAGATGATGCTTGTCCCTCAGGGTAAAGCCTTTCACGGGTTCGTCATAAGACATTGTTTCTCTTTAGACAGTACAGTTTGCAATTCCTTGTTATCGATGTACTGCAAATTCGAGCTTCTGTCTGTGGCTGAGAAGCTTTTCTGTAGGATAAGcgaagaaggaaacaaagaagctTGGAATACAATGCTTAAAGGCTATGGTAAAATGAAATGTCACGTAAAGTGTATCGagttatttagaaaaattcaGAATCTTGGAATTGAAATCGACTCTGCCAGCGCAACCTCTGTCATATCTTCTTGTTCCCACATAGGAGCGGTGCTACTAGGGAAGTCGTTGCATTGCTATGTTGTCAAAACTAGCCTGGATCTTACCATCTCAGTGGTCAATTCCCTCATTGATTTGTATGGAAAAATGGGAGACTTGACTGTAGCTTGGAGGATGTTTTGTGAAGCAGATACTAACGTTATCACTTGGAACGCAATGATTGCGTCTTATGTTCACTGTGAGCAATCCGAAAAAGCCATTGCATTGTTCGATAGAATGGTTTCTGAGAATTTCAAACCCAGCTCAATAACTTTGGTGACTCTGCTTATGGCTTGTGTCAATACTGGCTCTCTGGAGAGAGGACAGATGATTCATCGGTACATCACTGAAACAGAGCACGAGatgaatctttctctttcagcTGCTCTCATTGACATGTACGCGAAATGTGGCCACCTTGAAAAGTCACGAGAACTGTTTGATGCTGGAAATCAGAAGGATGCCGTTTGTTGGAATGTGATGATATCAGGTTATGGAATGCACGGAGATGTTGAATCGGCCATAGCACTTTTTGATCAAATGGAAGAGTCTGATGTTAAACCAACCGGACCTACATTTCTTGCGCTTCTATCGGCTTGCACGCACGCTGGTTTAGTAGAACAAGGGAAAAAACTATTTCTCAAGATGCATCAGTACGATGTGAAACCCAACTTAAAGCATTACTCTTGTCTTGTGGATCTTCTTTCCAGGTCTGGTAATTTGGAGGAAGCTGAAAGCACAGTCATGTCTATGCCATTCTCACCAGACGGGGTCATATGGGGAACATTGTTGAGCTCATGCATGACCCATGGGGAGTTTGAGATGGGAATTCGAATGGCAGAACGTGCGGTTGCTAGTGATCCGCAGAACGATGGGTATTATATAATGCTTGCGAACATGTACAGTGCTGCAGGTAAGTGGGAAGAAGCGGAAAGGGCACGAGAGATGATGAGGGAAAGCGGAGTTGGTAAGAGAGCTGGTCATAGTGTAGTCTAA
- a CDS encoding alpha/beta-Hydrolases superfamily protein (alpha/beta-Hydrolases superfamily protein; FUNCTIONS IN: hydrolase activity, catalytic activity; LOCATED IN: plasma membrane; EXPRESSED IN: 12 plant structures; EXPRESSED DURING: 6 growth stages; CONTAINS InterPro DOMAIN/s: Epoxide hydrolase-like (InterPro:IPR000639), Alpha/beta hydrolase fold-1 (InterPro:IPR000073); BEST Arabidopsis thaliana protein match is: alpha/beta-Hydrolases superfamily protein (TAIR:AT5G09430.1); Has 30201 Blast hits to 17322 proteins in 780 species: Archae - 12; Bacteria - 1396; Metazoa - 17338; Fungi - 3422; Plants - 5037; Viruses - 0; Other Eukaryotes - 2996 (source: NCBI BLink).), with protein MASCFSYVSSRNKCYQYSFSRAGLRSSTSDLGDGTVFHCWIPLTHIHTKPTLLLLHGIGANAMWQWDRFIDRFIPRFNVYVPDLIFFGDSYTTRPDRSESFQATCVMKAMDAYGVRTMTVAGLSYGGFVAYSLAAQFKERVDRVVLICAGVALEEKDSEDGMFKVKSPEEAAAVLFPQSPSMLRRLLQLSFYKPPIWIPSCFAMDYIHVMCKDYLQERKELVEALHKGRRFANLPKITQPTLMIWGEEDQVFPVELAHRLKRYLGEDRAQLVLLKKTGHAINEEKPKEMYKHMKSFLCTDAMIPQNHQINAKRLMLANLISPDQQINK; from the exons ATGGCGAGTTGCTTCAGCTACGTGTCTTCTCGTAACAAATGTTACCAATACAGCTTCTCTCGTGCTGGTCTCCGATCATCTACCTCCGATCTTGGCGACGGCACCGTCTTCCACTGTTGGATCCCACTTACTCACATCCACACCAAGCCCACGCTCCTCCTCCTTCACGGGATCGGAGCTAACGCTATGTGGCAGTGGGACCGCTTCATCGACCGTTTTATCCCCCGCTTCAACGTCTACGTACCGGACCTCATCTTCTTTGGCGACTCCTACACCACTCGTCCCGACCGCTCAGAGTCTTTCCAGGCGACTTGTGTCATGAAGGCGATGGATGCTTACGGTGTTAGGACCATGACCGTCGCTGGCCTCAGCTACGGTGGTTTTGTGGCCTACTCCTTGGCGGCGCAGTTTAAGGAGAGGGTAGATCGAGTTGTGCTAATATGCGCCGGTGTTGCTCTGGAGGAGAAAGACTCGGAGGATGGTATGTTCAAAGTGAAGAGCCCGGAGGAAGCGGCGgctgttttgtttcctcagtCTCCTTCGATGCTCCGGCGGCTTCTCCAGTTATCTTTCTATAAACCGCCGATTTGGATCCCTTCTTGCTTTGCCATGGACTACATTCAT GTAATGTGTAAAGACTATCTTCAAGAAAGGAAAGAACTTGTGGAAGCTCTGCATAAGGGTAGAAGATTCGCCAATCTTCCAAAGATAACACAg CCGACATTGATGATATGGGGAGAGGAAGATCAAGTATTTCCAGTTGAATTAGCTCATAGATTGAAAAG aTATTTAGGGGAAGACAGAGCACAATTGGTGTTACTGAAGAAGACAGGACATGCGATTAATgaagagaaaccaaaagagatGTACAAACACATGAAATCTTTTCTTTGCACTGACGCAATGATTCCTCAGAATCACCAGATCAATGCTAAGAGACTCATGTTAGCAAACTTGATATCCCCAGATCAGCAGATCAACAAGTGA
- a CDS encoding Molecular chaperone Hsp40/DnaJ family protein (Molecular chaperone Hsp40/DnaJ family protein; FUNCTIONS IN: unfolded protein binding, heat shock protein binding, ATP binding; INVOLVED IN: protein folding, response to heat; LOCATED IN: chloroplast thylakoid membrane, chloroplast; EXPRESSED IN: 23 plant structures; EXPRESSED DURING: 13 growth stages; CONTAINS InterPro DOMAIN/s: Molecular chaperone, heat shock protein, Hsp40, DnaJ (InterPro:IPR015609), HSP40/DnaJ peptide-binding (InterPro:IPR008971), Chaperone DnaJ, C-terminal (InterPro:IPR002939), Heat shock protein DnaJ, N-terminal (InterPro:IPR001623), Heat shock protein DnaJ, conserved site (InterPro:IPR018253), Heat shock protein DnaJ, cysteine-rich domain (InterPro:IPR001305), Chaperone DnaJ (InterPro:IPR012724), Heat shock protein DnaJ (InterPro:IPR003095); BEST Arabidopsis thaliana protein match is: DNAJ heat shock family protein (TAIR:AT2G22360.1); Has 30201 Blast hits to 17322 proteins in 780 species: Archae - 12; Bacteria - 1396; Metazoa - 17338; Fungi - 3422; Plants - 5037; Viruses - 0; Other Eukaryotes - 2996 (source: NCBI BLink).), producing MALIQFGSSCVAQWGILRPRFAVKAFYPSRLESHQDNCISQINCLGASRSSMFAQGSLPFLSLTGVSPNTHSRRGARFTVRADTDFYSVLGVSKNATKAEIKSAYRKLARSYHPDVNKDAGAEDKFKEISNAYEILSDDEKRSLYDRYGEAGVKGAGMGGMGDYSNPFDLFESLFEGMGGMGGMGGGMGSRGSRSRAIDGEDEYYSLILNFKEAVFGIEKEIEISRLESCGTCNGSGAKAGTKPTKCKTCGGQGQVVASTRTPLGVFQQVMTCSPCNGTGEISKPCGACSGDGRVRRTKRISLKVPAGVDSGSRLRVRGEGNAGKRGGSPGDLFAVIEVIPDPVLKRDDTNILYTCKISYVDAILGTTLKVPTVDGEVDLKVPAGTQPSTTLVMAKKGVPVLNKSKMRGDQLVRVQVEIPKRLSKEEKMLVEELADMSKNKVANSRR from the exons ATGGCTCTTATACAATTTGGAAGTTCATGTGTTGCTCAATGGGGGATTCTTCGTCCTCGGTTTGCTGTTAAAGCTTTTTATCCAAGCAGATTGGAGTCTCACCAAGACAA TTGCATCAGCCAAATAAATTGTCTGGGAGCTTCAAGGTCGAGTATGTTTGCACAGGGCTCTTTACCCTTCTTGTCATTGACGGGAGTATCTCCTAATACACATTCTCGTAGAGGAGCTCGCTTCACTGTTAGAGCTGATACT GATTTCTATTCTGTCCTTGGAGTCTCGAAAAATGCAACCAAAGCTGAGATTAAAAGCG CTTATCGGAAGCTCGCTAGGAGTTATCATCCAGATGTGAACAA GGATGCTGGGGCAGAAgataaatttaaagaaataagTAATGCATATGAG ATCTTATCAGATGATGAGAAAAGATCTCTATACGACAGATATGGCGAGGCAGGAGTTAAAGGCGCTGGAATGGGAGGCATGGGG GATTATAGTAATCCGTTTGATCTATTTGAGTCATTATTCGAAGGAATGGGTGGGATGGGAGGAATGGGCGGTGGAATGGGTAGTAGAGGTTCAAGGAGCAGAGCTATCGATGGTGAAGATGAGTATTACTCACTAATCTTGAATTTCAAAGAAGCGGTTTTCGGTATTgagaaagaaattgagatATCTCGGTTAGAGAGCTGTGGGACTTGCAATGGTTCTGGAGCTAAAGCGGGAACCAAACCAACCAAATGCAAAACATGTGGCGGGCAAGGACAGGTGGTAGCATCAACGAGGACACCACTCGGTGTATTCCAACAAGTGATGACTTGCTCTCCGTGTAACGGAACTGGGGAGATATCAAAACCGTGTGGTGCATGCTCAGGAGATGGACGTGTGAGAAGGACAAAGCGGATTAGTCTTAAAGTTCCTGCGGGTGTGGATTCTGGAAGTAGGTTAAGAGTGAGGGGAGAAGGGAATGCAGGAAAGAGAGGTGGATCACCGGGAGATCTCTTTGCGGTTATTGAGGTTATTCCAGATCCGGTTTTGAAGCGTGATGATACAAATATACTTTATACGTGTAAGATATCGTATGTAGATGCCATATTGGGGACGACTTTGAAGGTACCAACAGTGGATGGAGAGGTGGATTTGAAAGTACCGGCAGGGACACAACCAAGCACGACATTGGTGATGGCTAAAAAAGGAGTTCCGGTTTTGAATAAGAGCAAGATGAGAGGTGATCAGTTAGTGAGAGTGCAAGTTGAGATTCCTAAGAGATTgagtaaagaagagaagatgctTGTTGAGGAGCTGGCTGATATGAGCAAGAACAAGGTAGCTAATAGCAGGAGATAA